GGAACAGTTCAACTACGACAACGAGATGCAGATCCCGCGTCTCGACAAGATCGTGCTGAACATGGGCGTGGGCGAGGCGACTGCCGATTCCAAGAAGCCGACCGTGGCGGCCGAGGATCTCGGCCTGATCGCCGGCCAGAAGGCCGTCGTCACCCGCGCGCGCAACTCGATCGCCGGCTTCAAGGTTCGCGAGAACATGCCGATCGGCGCCAAGGTGACGCTCCGCAAGGAGCGCATGTACGAGTTCCTCGATCGCCTGATCAACATCGCGCTGCCGCGCGTCCGCGACTTCCGCGGCCTCAACCCGAAGAGCTTCGACGGGCGCGGCAACTATGCGATGGGCATCAAGGAGCACATCGTGTTCCCCGAGATCAACTACGACAAGGTCGACCAGATCTGGGGCATGGACATCATCGTCTGCACGACCGCCAAGACGGATGACGAAGCGCGGGCCCTTCTCAAGGCCTTCAACTTCCCGTTCCGGCAGTAACGGCAAGCGGTAGGAAAGGTATTTGAAATGGCCAAGACCAGTTCAGTCGAAAAGAACAACAAGCGCCGCAAGATGGTCGCCAACGCCGCTGCCAAGCGCAAGGCGCTGAAGGCGATCGTCATGGATCAGTCGCTGCCGCTCGAGGAGCGCTTCCGCGCCCAGCTCAAGCTGTCGGCGATGCCCCGCAACGGCGCCCGCACCCGCATCCGCAACCGGTGCGAAGTGACCGGCCGTCCGCGCGCGTTCTACCGCAAGCTCGGCATGTCGCGTATCGCGCTGCGTGAGCTCGGTTCGCTCGGGATGATCCCGGGCCTCGTGAAGTCCAGCTGGTAAGAGAGGGCACGACGATGTCTTTGAGTGATCCCCTCGGCGATATGCTGACCCGCATCCGCAACGCTTATGGCCGCAAGAAGTCGAAGGTTTCGACGCCGGCCTCGACGCTGCGCGCCCGTGTTCTCGAAGTGATGAAGTCGGAAGGCTACATCCGCGACTACGCCCAGACCGATTTCGGCAACGGCAAGTCCGAGATCGAGATCGAACTGAAGTATGCCGAAGGCCAGCCGGTCATCCGCGAGATCGCTCGCGTGTCCAAGCCCGGCCGTCGCGTCTACGTTTCGGTCAAGTCGATCCCGCAGGTCGCCAACGGCCTCGGCATCTCGATCCTTTCGACCCCGAAGGGCGTGATGGCCGACCACCAGGCGCGCGAGCAGAACGTCGGCGGCGAAATCCTCTGCCAGATCTTCTGATCAGGCAGACCGAACAAACAGGAACGAGGACAAGACAATGTCTCGTATTGGCAAGAAGCCCGTCGCTCTCCCGCAGGGCGTGACCGCCTCGGTCAACGGCCAGACGGTGAGCGCGAAGGGACCGAAGGGCGAACTCAAGTTCGTCGTCAACGACGAGGTCCTGGTCAAGCTGCAGGACGGCGAGATCGCCGTCGAGCCGCGCGACCAGTCGAAGCTCGCACGGTCGAAGTGGGGCATGTCCCGCACGATGATCGTCAACATCCTCAACGGCGTGAAGGACGGTTTCGAGAAGCGTCTCGAGATCAACGGCGTTGGCTATCGCGCGGCCATGCAGGGCAAGAACCTGCAGCTGTCGCTCGGCTTCAGCCACGAAGTCGTCTACCAGACGCCGGAGGGCATCACGATCGCGACGCCGAAGCCGACCGAGATCGTCGTCAGCGGCATCGACAAGCAGCAGGTCGGCCAGGTAGCCGCCGAGATCCGCGAATATCGCGGCCCCGAGCCCTACAAAGGCAAGGGCGTAAAGTATGCGGGCGAGAAGATCGTCCGTAAGGAAGGCAAGAAGAAGTAAGGCAGTAGGGAGTAGGCAGTAGTGAGTAGTGATCTACTGCCGGCTGCCTACTCACTACTCACTTAGTCGCCACGGAAGGCGGTTGCGGGCTGAGTTAGACCGCACAGAGCCGCCGCCGTTTCACAAGGCAAGGGAAGAAGGCCATGGCCGCGAAGCAGTCCACCCAGAAGCGCGCGCAGCGCATCCGCCGTCAGCTCAAGAAGGTTGCCGGCGAGCGTCCGCGCCTGTCCGTGCATCGCTCGTCGAAGCACATCTACGTCCAACTCATCGACGACGCGCAGGGCCGCACGCTCGCCGCAGCGTCGACCCTCGACAAGGAGTTGAAGGGCTCGCTGAAGACCGGCGCCGACACGGCAGCGGCGGCAGCGGTCGGCAAGCTCGTCGCCGAGCGGGCCAAGAAGGCCGGCGTGACCGAGGTCGTGTTCGACCGCGGCCCGTATATCTATCACGGCCGCGTCAAGGCGCTCGCCGATGCCGCCCGCGAGGGCGGACTGAGCTTCTAGCGCATTCGCCCCGGTTTCGGGGCGTCCCGCTGGTTGAAACCGGGCCGGCACTCGTGTAGAGGCCGGCCTTCACATTGAAACCCGGTGCCTCCGGAAAAGAACAAGGAACAGGATATGGCACAAGAACGTCGGGAAGGCGGCCGCGATCGCGGTCGTGACCGCGAGGAAAAGGACAGCGAGTTCGTCGACAAGCTGGTCCACATCAACCGTGTCGCCAAGGTGGTGAAGGGTGGCCGTCGCTTCGGCTTCGCAGCCCTCGTCGTCGTCGGCGACCAGAAGGGCCGCGTCGGCTTCGGCCACGGCAAGGCGCGCGAAGTGCCGGAGGCGATCCGCAAGGCGACCGAGGCCGCCAAGCGCGAGCTGATCTTCGTCCCGCTGCGCTCCGGCCGCACGCTGCATCACGACGTGTCGGGCCGTCACGGCGCCGGCAAGGTCCTGCTGCGCGCAGCCAAGCCCGGCACGGGCATCATCGCAGGCGGCCCGATGCGCGCCGTCTTCGAGACGCTCGGCATGCATGACGTCGTCGCCAAGTCGATGGGTTCGTCGAATCCGTACAACATGGTGCGCGCCACCTTCGACGCCCTGAAGAACCAGGTCCACCCGAAGGACATCGCTGCCCAGCGCGGCATCAAGTATTCCGCGCTCCAGGCGCGCCGCGGCGCTGCCGCCGGCGAAGAATAAGGAGACGGGTCATGGCGAAGAAAGCCACCAAGACCATCACCGTCGAGCAGATCGGCAGCCCGATCCGTCGTCCGAAGGAACAGCGCGCGACGCTCGTGGGCCTCGGCCTGAACAAGATGCATCGCCGCCGCACGCTCGAGGATACCCCCTCGGTCCGCGGCATGATCGCCTCCGTCGGCCATCTCGTCCGCATCGTCGACGAGGCGTGAGCCGGAGCGCAGGAGAAGAGACATGAAACTCAACGAATTGCGCGACAACGAAGGCGCAACCAAGGACCGCAAGCGGCTCGGCCGCGGCATCGGCTCCGGCAAGGGCAAGACCGGCGGACGCGGCGTGAAGGGCCAGAAGGCCCGCTCCGGCGTGGCCATCAACGGCTTCGAGGGCGGCCAGATGCCGCTCTACCGTCGCCTGCCCAAGCGCGGCTTCACGCCTATCTCGTCGAAGTCCTTTGCGACCGTTTCGCTCGGCCGCATCCAGGCTGCGATCGACGCCAAGAAGCTCGACGCCAAGGAGACGGTGGATGCCGCCGCTCTCGTCAAGGCCGGCGTGATCCGTCGCGTCAAGGACGGCGTGCGCGTTCTCTCGGACGGCGAGCTCAAGGCGAAGGTCTCGTTCGACGTGGCCGGCGCCTCCAAGGCGGCTCTCGAGAAGATCGAAAAGGCGGGCGGCTCGATCAAGCTGCCGGAAGCCAAGTCCGAGTGACATAGAGCAGCGGTGCGACGGCGCCGCTGCTTGCATCTTTGCGGGCCGGAGCCTATTTCGAGGCTTCGGCTCAAAGCATGACTCGCCTCCCGCGAGCCAATTCGCCTGCCGAAGCGGAGATTTCCCCATGGCATCAGCAGCCGAGCAGCTTGCCTCGAACCTCAATTTCGCGGCCTTCGCCAAGGCGGAGGACCTCAAGAAACGCATCTGGTTCACGCTCGGCGCTCTGCTTGTCTATCGCCTCGGCACCTATATCCCGATCCCCGGCATCAACCCGGATGCCTTCGCGCAGGCCTTCGCGGGCCAGTCGCGCGGCGTGCTCGGCATCTTCAACATGTTCGCGGGCGGCGCGGTCGAGCGTATGGCGATCTTCGCGCTCGGCATCATGCCCTACATCTCGGCCTCCATCATCATGCAGCTCATGACGTCGGTGGTCCCGACGCTGGAGCAGCTGAAGAAGGAAGGCGAACAGGGCCGCAAGGTCATCAACCAGTACACCCGCTACGGCACCGTGCTGCTTGCCACCGTGCAGGCCTACGGCATCGCGGTCGGCCTGGAAGGCGGCGCGGGCATCGTCACCGACCCGGGCTGGTTCTTCAAGCTGTCCGCCGTCATCACGCTCGTCGGCGGCACGATGTTCCTGATGTGGCTCGGCGAGCAGATAACCGCCCGCGGCATCGGCAACGGCATCTCGCTCATCATCTTCGCCGGCATCGTGGCCGGCCTGCCGTCGGCGCTGTCCGGCACGCTGGAACTCGGCCGCACCGGCGCGCTGTCGACCGGCCTGATCCTGGCGATCATCGTGCTCGCGGTCGTGGTGATCGCGCTGATCGTGTTCTTCGAGCGCGCCCAGCGCAGGCTGCTGATCCAGTATCCGAAGCGCCAGGTGGGCAACCGCATGTTCCAGGGCGACACCTCGCACCTGCCGCTGAAGCTGAACACCGCCGGCGTCATCCCGCCGATCTTCGCGTCCTCGCTGCTGCTCCTGCCCGCGACCGTGGCCGGCTTCTCCGACACGACTGCGATGCCTGGCTGGGCGAGCTCCATCCTGGCCGCGCTCGGTCACGGCCAGCCGCTTTACATGGCGCTCTATGCGGCGATGATCGTCTTCTTCGCCTTCTTCTACACGGCGATCGTCTTCAATCCGAAGGACACGGCCGACCAGCTGAAGAAGCATTCCGGCTTCATCCCCGGCTACCGCCCGGGCGAGCGGACGGCCGAATACATCGATTACGTGCTGACCCGCATCACGGTCGTCGGGGCAATCTATCTCGTCGTGATCTGCCTGTTACCCGAATTTCTCATTTCGGCGACCGGCGTTCCGTTCTATCTCGGTGGCACGTCGCTGCTGATCGTCGTGAGCGTCACGCTCGACACGGTGGCGCAGATCCAGGGTCATCTGATCGCCCATCAGTACGAAGGGCTGATCAAGAAGTCGAAGTTGCGGGGGGGCAAGAGATAGAATGAAGCTGATACTGCTGGGCCCGCCGGGGGCGGGCAAGGGGACGCAGGCGCAGCGGCTGGTCGAGAAGCACGGAATCCCGCAGCTTTCCACGGGCGACATGCTGCGCGCGGCGGTGAAGGCCGGCACCGAGGTCGGCCGACGCGCCAAGGCGGTGATGGATGCCGGCGAGCTGGTGTCGGACGAGATCGTCAACGCGATCGTCGCCGAGCGCATCGACCAGCCCGATTGCAAGAAGGGCTTCATTCTCGACGGCTATCCGCGCACGCTGGTCCAGGCCGATTCGGTCGAGAAGATGCTGGCCGAGCGCGGCCTGAAGCTCGACATGGTCATCGAGCTCGTCGTCGACGACAAGGCGCTGGTCGGCCGCATCGTCAAGCGCGCCGAAGAGGCGGCCGCCGCCGGGCAGCCGGTCCGCAAGGACGACAATCCGGAGGTGTTCGAGGAGCGCCTGCGCGAATACTACAAGAAGACGGCGCCGCTGATCGGCTACTACTACGCCAAGGGCCTGCTCAAGGGCGTGGACGGCATGGCGTCGATCGACGACGTGACGACGCAGATCGAGGCGCTTCTCGCCGCGAACAAGTGACATTCAGCGGTTGACGGGGAGGGCGTGTTGCACTATAGCGGCGCGTCTCCCATCAGATCGCATGATTGGATGGTCCGCAAGGACTTGCCCGTGCTTTGATCGGAACACCCGCAAGGGCCGGCCTCCACCGGACGCGGGGCACAACAACAATGCCAGCCTGACTGGCTCACATGGAGATGAAGATGGCTCGTATAGCCGGCGTCAACATTCCGACCAACAAGCGCGTGATCATCGCGCTGCAGTACATCCATGGCATCGGCCCGAAGTTCGCGGCCGAGATCGTGGAGAAGGTCGGCATCCCCGCGGAGCGCCGCGTCAACCAGCTCACCGATGCTGAGGTGCTGCAGATCCGCGAAGCGATCGACCGCGACTACAAGGTCGAGGGTGACCTGCGCCGCGAAGTGTCGATGAACATCAAGCGCCTGATGGACCTCGGCTGCTACCGCGGCCTGCGCCATCGCCGCTCGCTGCCGGTTCGCGGCCAGCGCACGCACACGAACGCTCGCACCCGCAAGGGTCCGGCGAAGCCCATCGCGGGCAAGAAGAAGTAATTTGAGGCAGTAGGCAGTAGGCAATAGGCAGTAGGATTTCACTACTGCCTACTCACTACTGCCCACCGCCTCGGGTGTAGCCGCTGGCATTACGGCGGCGTAGAGATCGAAAGGCAAGACATGGCCAAGGAAGCCACACGCGTCCGCCGTCGCGAACGCAAGAACATCTCGACGGGCGTCGCGCACGTCAATTCGACGTTCAACAACACGATGATCACCATCACCGACGCGCAGGGCAATGCGATTGCCTGGTCGTCGGCGGGCGCCCAGGGCTTCAAGGGTTCGCGCAAGTCGACCCCGTTTGCTGCGCAGATGGCTGCCGAGGACTGTGCCAAGAAGGCGCAGGAGCACGGCATGCGCATGCTGGAGGTCGAGGTCTGCGGTCCGGGTTCGGGCCGTGAGTCCGCGCTTCGCGCGCTGCAGGCGGCGGGCTTCACCATCACGTCGATCCGCGACGTGACGCCGATCCCGCACAATGGCTGCCGCCCGCGCAAGAAGCGCCGCGTCTGACATTTCCCATTCCAACCTGCGGCGCCCATCGGGGCGCCGAAGGCATTTTCCAGATGCCCGTCACGATTGGATGGTGGCGGCGTAACGGAAGGACAAACTGATGATCCAGAAAAACTGGCAGGACCTGATCAAGCCGAACAAGGTCGAGTTCTCCTCGAAGGGCAAGACCATGACGTCGCTGGTCGCCGAACCGCTCGAGCGCGGCTTCGGCTTGACCCTCGGCAACGCGCTGCGTCGCGTTCTTCTCTCGTCGCTGCGCGGCGCGGCCGTGACCGCGGTGCAGATCGACGGCGTGCTGCATGAGTTCTCCTCGATCGCCGGCGTGCGCGAGGACGTGACCGACATCGTGCTGAACATCAAGGAAATCGCCATCAAGATGGAAGGCGATGGACCCAAGCGCATGGTCGTGCGCAAGCAGGGCCCGGGCTACGTCACCGCCGGCGACATCCAGACCGTGGGCGACGTCGAGATCCTGAACCCCGACCACGTGATCTGCACCCTCGACGAGGGCGCCGAGATCCGCATGGAGTTCACGGTCGACACCGGCAAGGGCTACGTGCCTGCCGAGCGCAACCGCGCCGACGACGCGCCGATCGGCCTCATCCCGGTCGACTCGCTCTATTCGCCGGTCAAGAAGGTCTCCTACAAGGTCGAGAACACCCGCGAGGGCCAGGTTCTCGACTACGACAAGCTGACGCTGTCGATCGAGACCGACGGCTCGATCACGGGCGAGGACGCCGTGGCGTTCGCCGCGCGCATCCTGCAGGACCAGCTGTCGCTGTTCGTCAACTTCGACGAGCCGCAGAAGGAGCAGGCGACGGAAGCCGTCACCGAGCTCGCCTTCAACCCGGCGCTGCTGAAGAAGGTCGACGAGCTCGAACTGTCGGTCCGCTCGGCGAACTGCCTGAAGAACGACAACATCGTCTACATCGGCGACCTGATCCAGAAGACCGAGGCGGAGATGCTGCGCACCCCGAACTTCGGCCGCAAGTCGCTCAACGAGATCAAGGAAGTGCTCGCGGCGATGGGCCTGCATCTCGGCATGGAAGTGCCGGACTGGCCGCCGGAGAACATCGAAGACCTCGCCAAGCGCTACGAAGACCAGTACTGAATTGGGTGAATGGTGAATGGTAAAATGGTGAATGGAACTCAGCCTCTGGATCGACCATTCACCATTGACCATTCACCATCCACCTCCTGAAACCACCGGGCACCCGCCCAGAACCTAGGAGATAAGCCAATGCGCCATGGACGTTCCGGCCGCCGGCTGAACCGCACCGTCAGCCACCGCAAGGCCCTGTTCTCGAACATGGCCGCATCCCTCATCGAGCACGAGCAGATCCTCACCACGCTGCCCAAGGCCAAGGAGCTTCGCCCGATCGTGGAGAAGCTCGTGACGCTGGGCAAGCGCGGCGACCTGCACGCCCGCCGCCAGGTGATCTCGGCCATCGGCTCCGACACGCTGGCCAAGCGCCTGTTCGAGACGATCGCGCCCCGTTACGCCTCGCGTAACGGCGGCTACTTGCGCATCATGAAGGCGGGCTTCCGTCACGGCGACAACGCCGCGATGGCGGTGATCGAGTTCGTCGACCGCGACGTCTCGGCCAAGGGTGCGGCCGACCGCGCCCGCACCGAGGCCGAGGCCGCCGCCGAGAGCGAAGCCGCCTGATCGGCTTCGCATCGATGGAAATGACGAAGGGCCCGCGAGGGCCCTTTTTCGTTGGGTGGAGACCGCTCGCGTTACACCGCACATTCGCCGTCGCGCTCCGTTATCCTGGATGGCTTGCCGGCCTCCGGAATGACGATCCGCAATGCATAAGCTGCAGGGCGGGCATGGAACGGCCCTTTATCCTGTGCCGCTATGCGGACGCGCCGGCTTTCCCCGGTCTGCTCCGGCCTGCCAGCAACACGATCAGATAAATCAACGAAATCTGCGTGGTCAGGCTGACCAGGAACATCGCAAACGTTGCCCACCGGGGCATTGAGAGAATCCCCTCCACATTTGTCGGGTATGTCGCATAGCCGATCATCGTCAACACGACGGGCAGGAGTGCCCAGAGCGGCGATTTTGCCCGGTCTCTCAGCCGCCGAACGACCGAAGCTGAAAGCAGCACCATCGCGACTGCGCTAAACAACAGCGTCCATCGCATCATGCCCGACATATCGATCGAGAACACATCCTCGGGTCTTGTCATCCCGGAGACCGTTCTTTCCATCTCGGGCACCATGGCCGACATCATCGCGGCATAGATGAGAATAGCGACCGTTATCGTATACGGCCAGAAAAGGCCGCGCCCGTCATTGCCCGAAAAGCGCCAGAGGCTCGCCAAGTTGTGTGCGATGGAGGTGAAATACGTCTTCACAAGTGCTCCGAGTAGGGGCCGTGACGCCCAAGACGTTTCGATTGTAGCAAAGGTTGCTGCGTCGTAAACGTGGCTCACTCGAAGGGGCGAGAAAAATCTGCGCGTCTTATCCACGCCCCTCACGCCCATGAAACAATCCTCTCGCTCTTGAAGAAAGGAGGGGCGGGATGGGACGGGCGGAGTGGGACAATCAGATGGTGATGCGGGTCGCTTCGATCCTGCTTCTGCTCGCGGTCGACGCCATGAGCGCCAGTTGTGCGTCCGCTCCTGTCCGAGGCCGCGTATTTCCGATTCTCAGTCAGGCCAAAGCGACGCGCGCTTCTGCGCGCTCGGCGTGGGGATGTCCGCGCTCGTCCCGGTGCGCATCGACATCGGCACCCGTGAGTCGGACGATCTGCTGAACCTCGCCTGTCGCTGTGCGTGGTGGCACCGATGCTGCGGATTCTGGCGAGGCATAAAGCTTCGGCTGCCTCTCCGCCGATCACACACGTATCGGATCGTTTGCCGACAAGAGGAGAAGCGTCTTCAATCTTCTCGTCGGACATGCGCCCCGATCACCGGACACGTCCTGAGGGCTGGATCAGGCCGCCCGCACCAGCACGTGCTTCTTCTTCCCGAGCGACAGCTTGATCGCGCCGTTGTCGGCGAGGTCGGCGGCGGTGAGCTGCAGCCTTTCGTCCGACACGGGCCTGTCGTTCACCTTGACTGCGCCGCCCTGGATGTGGCGCCGCGCCTCGCCGTTGGAGGTGGCGAGCCCGGCCGTTACGAAGAGCGACAGGATGCCGACCCCGGCCTCCAGCGTCGATTGCGGCACGGTGACCGTCGGCAGGTCGTCCGACACGCTGCCTTCCTCGAAGGTCTTGCGGGCCGTCTCCGCCGCCTGTTCGGCCGCGGCACGTCCGTGCAGCACGGCGGTGATCTCGGTGGCGAGAACCTTCTTCGCCTCGTTGATCTCGGAGCCGCCAAGCGCCGCCAGCTTCGCGATCTCCGGCAGCGGCAGCGTCGTGTAGAGCTT
The Mesorhizobium australicum genome window above contains:
- the rplE gene encoding 50S ribosomal protein L5, whose translation is MAKSYQPRLRKVYDEQIRKALQEQFNYDNEMQIPRLDKIVLNMGVGEATADSKKPTVAAEDLGLIAGQKAVVTRARNSIAGFKVRENMPIGAKVTLRKERMYEFLDRLINIALPRVRDFRGLNPKSFDGRGNYAMGIKEHIVFPEINYDKVDQIWGMDIIVCTTAKTDDEARALLKAFNFPFRQ
- the rpsN gene encoding 30S ribosomal protein S14, with translation MAKTSSVEKNNKRRKMVANAAAKRKALKAIVMDQSLPLEERFRAQLKLSAMPRNGARTRIRNRCEVTGRPRAFYRKLGMSRIALRELGSLGMIPGLVKSSW
- the rpsH gene encoding 30S ribosomal protein S8 — its product is MSLSDPLGDMLTRIRNAYGRKKSKVSTPASTLRARVLEVMKSEGYIRDYAQTDFGNGKSEIEIELKYAEGQPVIREIARVSKPGRRVYVSVKSIPQVANGLGISILSTPKGVMADHQAREQNVGGEILCQIF
- the rplF gene encoding 50S ribosomal protein L6, which gives rise to MSRIGKKPVALPQGVTASVNGQTVSAKGPKGELKFVVNDEVLVKLQDGEIAVEPRDQSKLARSKWGMSRTMIVNILNGVKDGFEKRLEINGVGYRAAMQGKNLQLSLGFSHEVVYQTPEGITIATPKPTEIVVSGIDKQQVGQVAAEIREYRGPEPYKGKGVKYAGEKIVRKEGKKK
- the rplR gene encoding 50S ribosomal protein L18 is translated as MAAKQSTQKRAQRIRRQLKKVAGERPRLSVHRSSKHIYVQLIDDAQGRTLAAASTLDKELKGSLKTGADTAAAAAVGKLVAERAKKAGVTEVVFDRGPYIYHGRVKALADAAREGGLSF
- the rpsE gene encoding 30S ribosomal protein S5, with protein sequence MAQERREGGRDRGRDREEKDSEFVDKLVHINRVAKVVKGGRRFGFAALVVVGDQKGRVGFGHGKAREVPEAIRKATEAAKRELIFVPLRSGRTLHHDVSGRHGAGKVLLRAAKPGTGIIAGGPMRAVFETLGMHDVVAKSMGSSNPYNMVRATFDALKNQVHPKDIAAQRGIKYSALQARRGAAAGEE
- the rpmD gene encoding 50S ribosomal protein L30, whose product is MAKKATKTITVEQIGSPIRRPKEQRATLVGLGLNKMHRRRTLEDTPSVRGMIASVGHLVRIVDEA
- the rplO gene encoding 50S ribosomal protein L15; translated protein: MKLNELRDNEGATKDRKRLGRGIGSGKGKTGGRGVKGQKARSGVAINGFEGGQMPLYRRLPKRGFTPISSKSFATVSLGRIQAAIDAKKLDAKETVDAAALVKAGVIRRVKDGVRVLSDGELKAKVSFDVAGASKAALEKIEKAGGSIKLPEAKSE
- the secY gene encoding preprotein translocase subunit SecY; amino-acid sequence: MASAAEQLASNLNFAAFAKAEDLKKRIWFTLGALLVYRLGTYIPIPGINPDAFAQAFAGQSRGVLGIFNMFAGGAVERMAIFALGIMPYISASIIMQLMTSVVPTLEQLKKEGEQGRKVINQYTRYGTVLLATVQAYGIAVGLEGGAGIVTDPGWFFKLSAVITLVGGTMFLMWLGEQITARGIGNGISLIIFAGIVAGLPSALSGTLELGRTGALSTGLILAIIVLAVVVIALIVFFERAQRRLLIQYPKRQVGNRMFQGDTSHLPLKLNTAGVIPPIFASSLLLLPATVAGFSDTTAMPGWASSILAALGHGQPLYMALYAAMIVFFAFFYTAIVFNPKDTADQLKKHSGFIPGYRPGERTAEYIDYVLTRITVVGAIYLVVICLLPEFLISATGVPFYLGGTSLLIVVSVTLDTVAQIQGHLIAHQYEGLIKKSKLRGGKR
- a CDS encoding adenylate kinase, with product MKLILLGPPGAGKGTQAQRLVEKHGIPQLSTGDMLRAAVKAGTEVGRRAKAVMDAGELVSDEIVNAIVAERIDQPDCKKGFILDGYPRTLVQADSVEKMLAERGLKLDMVIELVVDDKALVGRIVKRAEEAAAAGQPVRKDDNPEVFEERLREYYKKTAPLIGYYYAKGLLKGVDGMASIDDVTTQIEALLAANK
- the rpsM gene encoding 30S ribosomal protein S13; translated protein: MARIAGVNIPTNKRVIIALQYIHGIGPKFAAEIVEKVGIPAERRVNQLTDAEVLQIREAIDRDYKVEGDLRREVSMNIKRLMDLGCYRGLRHRRSLPVRGQRTHTNARTRKGPAKPIAGKKK
- the rpsK gene encoding 30S ribosomal protein S11; protein product: MAKEATRVRRRERKNISTGVAHVNSTFNNTMITITDAQGNAIAWSSAGAQGFKGSRKSTPFAAQMAAEDCAKKAQEHGMRMLEVEVCGPGSGRESALRALQAAGFTITSIRDVTPIPHNGCRPRKKRRV
- a CDS encoding DNA-directed RNA polymerase subunit alpha, with protein sequence MIQKNWQDLIKPNKVEFSSKGKTMTSLVAEPLERGFGLTLGNALRRVLLSSLRGAAVTAVQIDGVLHEFSSIAGVREDVTDIVLNIKEIAIKMEGDGPKRMVVRKQGPGYVTAGDIQTVGDVEILNPDHVICTLDEGAEIRMEFTVDTGKGYVPAERNRADDAPIGLIPVDSLYSPVKKVSYKVENTREGQVLDYDKLTLSIETDGSITGEDAVAFAARILQDQLSLFVNFDEPQKEQATEAVTELAFNPALLKKVDELELSVRSANCLKNDNIVYIGDLIQKTEAEMLRTPNFGRKSLNEIKEVLAAMGLHLGMEVPDWPPENIEDLAKRYEDQY
- the rplQ gene encoding 50S ribosomal protein L17, which encodes MRHGRSGRRLNRTVSHRKALFSNMAASLIEHEQILTTLPKAKELRPIVEKLVTLGKRGDLHARRQVISAIGSDTLAKRLFETIAPRYASRNGGYLRIMKAGFRHGDNAAMAVIEFVDRDVSAKGAADRARTEAEAAAESEAA
- a CDS encoding DUF805 domain-containing protein, translated to MKTYFTSIAHNLASLWRFSGNDGRGLFWPYTITVAILIYAAMMSAMVPEMERTVSGMTRPEDVFSIDMSGMMRWTLLFSAVAMVLLSASVVRRLRDRAKSPLWALLPVVLTMIGYATYPTNVEGILSMPRWATFAMFLVSLTTQISLIYLIVLLAGRSRPGKAGASA